The window CAATTTGAGAAAAGTAAGCGTCAAAACCGATAAAGGCATGATTACCGTCAGGTTCCACAGTCTGTTTACACTTTGAAAGATAGGTAACAGCTTCGCGATAATCAAGTACTTCATCGCCCATTTGTTGTAACAGCCAAATTCGATGCGGTGCTGAAAGTTGCTCGATATACAGTGATTTCAACTCATCAATATGTTTTGGCTCCAGAACATAGTGTTCATGGGTATAGGGATTAGTATTGTCACCCAAATAATCTTTCAGCAAATCAAACGGGCGTACAGCAGGGTTTACCACCACTGCCGGGAGTTGATAACGCTCAGAAAACCAAATCGAAAAATAACCGCCTAGAGATGAGCCTACCAAACCAATATGATCATGTCGATGTTGTTGAATAAGGTCATCCAACATCGCTTCGGCTTGTGCTGGGAAATTAGGCAGTTGCGGCACAATCATATTGATATGTGGATGATTGGCTTCAATCCATTGCTTTAAGCTATTAGCCTTAGCCGATAACGGCGAGCTATTAAAACCATGAATGTAGAGTAACGTGGCCATCGTGAATTAATAACCGTCTGAGTCTAGATCAGGGCTAAATTCACGTGTATCTAAGCGATGTACCGTGGTTGTGACATGCCTTTGCCCTTTTTCATTGACGCTTAATTCGAGATATCGCCAACCTGGCGCCACCGTATCTAAAGCAAAATTCGTACAATGGGGCTTAAATTGCACACAAGTTGATGGTGTCGCCAGTAAACGAATGCCGTGCCAATTTTCATCCATTTCCTGATGAATGTGCCCACAGAGCATCGCTTTCACATTCGGATAGTCTTTCAAATAGTCGGCTAGGATATGCGAATTTCTTAAACTGTGTTGATCGAGCCATGTACAACCTGACGGTAGGGGATGATGGTGAAGCATCACTAATGTTGTGCGTTGCGGCTCAGCATCTAAACAGGCTTTCATCCATTCTAACTGTTGCTCAGAAAGCTCCCCATGAGGCACGTCTTGCAATTGGCTATCAAGCATAAGAATTTGCCACTCTTTGCCGATTAAAATTTGTTTCGCACTCGAAATTCCAGCCACTCGCAGACTTTCGACCATTGCGGGTGGATAATCATGATTTCCGGGGAGCCAAACACAAGGGGCAGGAATACGTTCAATGCCTTTTGCAAAATGTTGATAAGCCTGCGGTGATTGGTCTTGAACCAAATCCCCTGTTGCAACAATCAGGTCAATCGGGAGATTTTGCGCTGCAATCGCGTCAAGTACAGCCTGATAGCTTCGATAGGTATTCACACCTAATAAGGTGTTTTCTGTATCAGCAAACAGATGCGTATCAGTAACCTGTAAAATTCTCACAACATTAGAGTGCTTTGCAGTCACTTCAAGCTGGCTATCCAAAAGTCTTCCTTTTCCGTAAAATTGTTTATGCTCTAATCTATTCTATTCGTTAAAACTATACAAAATCTCAACAGGATTTGCAGCTTGTTGTAAAATTTTGTTTGATGACTTTCTAAGTCATTCTCTGAATTACGCTAAATAATTCAAGTTGCAAGCAGGCGGCAATCGAAGCCATCCCAAGGAGCATACATAAGTATGTGACTTGGGTGGCGAAGTGAAGCCAACACACTTGCGCTGACTTTATCGCGCTATGTCTTCACCCCTAACTCGCTCTTTTCCATTCTCTGAATTACTCTTCTATTCACTGAATTACTCTTCTATTCACTGAATTACTCTAAATAATTCAAGTTGCAAGCAGGCGGCAATCGAAGCCATCCCAAGGAGCATACATAAGTATGTGACTTGGGTGGCGAAGTGAAGCCAACACACTTGCAGCTTGAAGTATGACGAGTAATTGGAGTATGACGAATAATTAATTCAATATCTGCTAATCAGCACACACTTCACTAGATTAATTGTTATTTAAAACAGTTTCATCCATTTTTCATTAAGTTTTTGATAATTGAGCTGTAAATATTGGATAGCAATCACTGTTGCTGCGTTATCAATGGTGCCGTTTTCTACCCATTGATAAGCCTGTTCTCGGCTGACAACGTGCACTTTGATATCTTCATTTTCTGAGGCTAAACCGTGAATACCTTTTGCTTGGCTGCTATCTACCTCACCGATAAACACGTGCATGCGTTCGGTCGTACCGCCGGGACTTGAAAGGTAGCTAATGGCTTTTTCTACATGGCGGATCTCAAGACCAGCTTCTTCCATTGCTTCACGGCGAATAACCTCTTCAGGGGATTCATTTTGTTCAATCATTCCTGCTACCGCTTCGAGTAACCATGGGGTTTCGCTGGTTTCAATCGCTGGAAAACGAATTTGTTCTATTAGCACGATATTATCGGTTTGCGGATCATAGGGTAAAACGACCCCTGCGTGACCACGTTCAAACACCTCACGACGAATTTCATTACTCCATCCACCTGCAAACAGTCGGTGGCGAAATCGGTACTCAATCATTTGAAAAAAACCGTTAAATAATTTACGCTTGGATATAATTTCAACATCGTTTTTGCCAAATGTAATTGGTTGTTCTATTTTATTTGTCATTGCATTCTCCAAACCCATTAATTTCCATCTTAAGGAAATAATTGTGGATTAAAACTGTTTTTAAGGTTTTTTAATCTTAGATGAAGTAATGTTTAGTAAAATTGAGACAAAATGGCACAAAAGGCTACCGTTAATCCAAACGAACCTCTGCTACAATAAGCGCCATTATTCACATTTAAGGACACAATAGGGTCTGTTTTTTACTGATTGTCTCTAAAGCGCCTATTTTTATATCGATCGCCTAAATTAGGCATGGTACGTTTTAGGCAACAGGCTCAACATAATTTGCTGTTTAATCAAGGAATCAAAATGAAGAAACTGCTTCCCCTTTTAATTACGATGAGTTTTGTGGGTCTCAGTACCAATAGCTATGCAGACGATTTACTGCAGGTTTACCAAAAATCGAAAGAAAGTAACCCTGAGTTAAGAAAATCACTAGCTGAACGTAATCAAGCTTTTGAAAAGATTAATGAAGCTCGCAGCCCTCTCTTACCTCAACTGGGTTTAGGCGCGGGAGCTAGCTATGGTAGTGGTTACCGTGATGCAAATAATACTGAAAGTACGGGGTTGAATGCATCACTGAAATTAACTCAAACTGTTTTTGATATGTCGAAATGGCGTCAACTGACGATCCAAGAGAAAACAGCGGGTATTTCTGATGTGACTTATCAAACCAGCCAGCAGCAATTAATTTTAGATACGGCAACCGCTTATTTTAACGTTTTAAAAGCCATTGATGCCTTATCTTATATTGAAGCGAATAAAGAAGCAGTTTATCGTCAATTAGACCAAGTTACTCAACGCTTTAACGTTGGTCTTGTTGCGATTACTGATGTTCAAAACGCCCGTGCAAACTATGATAGTGTTATCGCTCAAGAAGTTGCAGGTCGTAACGATTTAGAAAATGCGATTGAAAAACTGCGTCAAGTTAGCGGTGTGTACTATAGCCAACTGGCGTCTTTAAATATTGACCGCTTCAAAACCAATGAGCTGGGCGATATCAACGCTATCTTAAAAGAAGCGGAACAACGTAACCTTAGTCTGTTAAGTGCACGTTTAGCCCAAGATGTTTCTCGGGAAAATATCCGTTTAGCCGAAACGGGTCATATGCCAACCGTAAACCTTGATGCATCAACTACGGTAACCAATACCTATAACCATGGTAGTGGCTACAACAACCGATTAACAGGTTCAGGTGCAAGTAATAGCTATAACGGGCAGAACAGCATTGGCTTAAACTTAAGCATTCCGTTATACACGGGTGGTGCAACTAGCTCTCAAGTTGAACAAGCACAATATGGCTTCCAAAGTGCAAGTGAGCAATTGGAAAGCGTATACCGTAACGTGGTTCAGTTAGTTCGTTCATCATTTAACAACGTTTCTTCGTCAATCAGTAGCATCAATGCATACAAACAAGTGGTTGTATCTGCACAGAGTTCATTAGATGCAATGGAAGCGGGTTACCAAGTCGGTACTCGTACAATTGTTGACGTCTTAACCGCTACTACAGCGTTGTACCAAGCGAAACAAAATCTGTCTAACGCGCGTTATGATTATATGATTAACCAGTTGAATATTGAATTTGCTCGCGGCACGTTAAACGAAGACGACATCGCACGTTTAAATGCGAACTTAGGTAAAGAAATTTCAACTCAGCCAAGCAGCATTATTCGTAATACAGATGCCCCTAAAATTAAATAATTTGTTCCTTTAGTTTTAGGTAATTCAATGACCCGCTGCTTTGGCGGGTTATTTTTTGTTACGACACCAAGAAAATCGCTTAAATCACTCATTTTGATCGAATTGGCTCAGTTACACCCGTTTTAGCGCGCCTCATCCATAAAATTCAGTCAATTCTCACTTTAGTTGTTATCCGCTAGATTAAAAAACAAACTATAATTAATTAATTGATATTCAATGAAAATATTCACTTTTTATTCTCATTTTATTCAGACATATCTTTAAAAAGAGAAGAAAGTTACAAAAATGATAATTTCAATCTATTTCCGCTATATTTCTGCTTTAATTTTCAGCGTTTATCCCCTATCCTAGAGATAACCTATCAAACATCTTACTTAAATTTTATTCAGGGTAATTACCATGACCATGAAGCGTACCAAAGATATTAATCAAAACGCCTTCCGCAAGTCTTGGCGCTCATACCGTTTAGCGCCAGTCGCTGTTGCAGTCAGTGCAGTATTTATGCTTTCTGCCTGTGAAGAAAGCGATGAAACGGTATCTCTGTATACCAATGCACAAGATTGTAGCCAAGCAAACCCATCTCAAGCGGAACAATGTACACTTGCTTACAACAATGCATTACAAGAAGCGGCAAAAACTGCGCCTAAATATGCAACACAAGCAGACTGTGTTGCTGAATTTGGTGAGTCTATGTGTACTCAAGCCCCTGCTCAAGCGGGTCTGGCTGGGACTAGCTCAACCAACGGCGAGCAAACTGCACAAGCGCAAAACAGCGGCGGTAGCATGTGGATGCCATTAATGATGGGCTACATGATGGGACGAATGATGGGGGGCAGCGCAGCTTCTCAACCACTGTTTAGTTCAAAAAACCCAGCTAGCCCTGCAAACGGTAAGTTTGTCGATGCATCAGGTAAAAGCTATGGTCCTGCGGTTGCTGGCGGTCGTTCAATGAGCGTACCAAAAACCGCAATGGCACCTAAGCCACCGACTACATCAACGGTGACTCGTGGTGGTTTTGGTGACACCGTAAATAAACAAGCGATGGCACAGCGTTCGTCTTCATCTGCAAAATCAACCTCTTCTTCCCGTTCTATGGGTGGTTGATAAGTAATGAAACGAGTTCCGATTGTTGAGCGCCCAAATTGGCGCGAAAAAGCTGCTGAGTTTGGTTTCGAATTTCATACCATGTACGGCGAGCCGTACTGGTCTGAAGATGCCTATTATCAATTCACAATGGCACAGATCGAAGAGATTGAAGATGCAACCGCTGAATTGCATCAAATGTGCCTAAAAGTGGTTGAACGTGTTATTGAAAGTGACGAATTATTGGCCCGCTTTCAAATCCCTAAGCACTGCTGGGAATTTGTTCGCAGTTCATGGAAAAGTGAGCAACCTTCATTGTATTCAAGGCTCGACCTTGCCTACGATGGTGTCAATCCGCCAAAGTTACTGGAAAACAATGCTGACACACCAACCTCTTTATATGAATCAGCCTTCTTCCAATGGATCTGGTTAGAAGATCAAATTGAGGCGGGTAAACTACCGGAAAATGCCGATCAATTTAATAGCATTCAAGAACAATTGATTGAGCGCTTTACCCAGCTTAAAGATCAATACGGTTTCCGTCTGCTACACATGTCTTGTTGCCGTGACACAGAAGAAGACCGTGGCACAGTGCAATATTTACAAGACTGTGCCAATGAAGCAGGCGTTGCCACTGAGTTTTTATATATTGATGAAATCGGTTTAGGTGAAAGAGGTGAATTCACAGATACACAAGATCAGGTTATCAGTAATCTGTTTAAGCTGTATCCATGGGAATTTATGCTGCGTGAAATTTTCTCCACCAAGTTACAAGATGCTGGCGTTCGCTGGTTAGAGCCTGCATGGAAGAGCATTATTTCAAACAAAGCATTGCTACCGATGTTATGGGAAATGTTCCCTGACCATCCAAACCTACTGCCAGCCTATTTTGCCGATGGTAAAACGCAGCCAGAACTCGATAAATACGTAATCAAACCGCTGTTTTCCCGAGAGGGCGCGAACATCCGTATTATTGAAAATGGCAAAGAAATTGCCGCTGCGGATGGTCCATACGGTGAAGAAGGTATGATTATTCAACAATTCCATCCACTTCCTCAATTCGACGGTAACTATACCTTAGTCGGAAGTTGGTTGGTGAATGATCAACCTGCGGGGATTTGTATTCGTGAAGATAAAGAACTGATCACTCAAGATCTGTCTCGTTTTTATCCACACACCATCATTGACTGATCCCATACAGTCAATCGCCAAAGCCCAATCAATTGATTTTGTTTGGGCTTTTTTATCTATTAAAAAATATAGCAACCTGAATTCCCCCCTGCGATTTACTCGAAATATGATAAAAACGCTCCTCTAAATCGTTCAGGTTGTAACTAGGCAGCAAGCGAGGCAATTCTAAGGAGCAGACATCAGTATATGACTTAGATGGCAGAGTGAAACTAACAAAGTTACAGCCTGAAATATGACAAAGACGCTCCTCTATGACAAAGACGCTCCTCTAAATAGTTCAGGTTGTAACTAGGCAGCAAGCGAGGCAATTCTAAGGAGCATACATCAGTATGTGACTTAGATTGCAGAGTGAAGCTAACAACGTTACAGCCTGAAATATGACGAGGAGATTTCGCCGACAACGACTGACATCATACTCAATGACGCAGAAACAATCCCTTCAATTGGCGTATTGACCCCTTCTTCACCATCCCAAGTGCCTAATATGGGTAAAAGCGGTAAATAATGCTCTGGCGATGGGTTTGATAATTTGCCATCTTCCCGTTCTAGCCCTTTGGTCAACGGGTGAGGGATTTCATGGCTTTGCAAGTTGTCATACACAAATTGCTCAAAAGATGCAGCCCACGGATAAGGCTCAGCTTGTGAGTTTTGCCAGTTCATCGCTCGTAAATTGTGTACCACATTACCGCTTCCCATAATCAGTATCCCTTGTTCCCTTAAAATAGACAGTTTTTTGCCTAGTTCATGGTGCCAAGTCGCAGGTTTTGTGCCATCAATACTTAGCTGGATCACCGGAATATTGGCTTCTGGGTACATACGCACTAAAATTTCCCATGTTCCATGATCAAGCCCCCACTCTTCTTTATCAAGATAAACTGGTTCTGGCGCTAATAAATCAGCAACCTGCCGGGCTAGTTCAGGTGAGCCCGGTGCTGGATATTCAATTTGGTATAGTGCTTCTGGGAATCCGCCAAAATCGTGAATGGTTTTCGGTTTTAACATGGAGGTTACCGCAGTCCCGCGAGTATACCAGTGTGCTGAAATCACCAATATCGCTTTTGGCCTAGGTAAGGTTTTGCCGAGTTGTTCCCACGCTTTTGTATAAGGATTGTCCTCAATAGCATTCATTGGGCTACCATGACCTATAAAAATTGCTGGGATCTTGTTATTTACGACTGAAGTATTTACCGACATGATGATTTCAACTCCAACTCAATTAGCTACGACTTATAGCATACGCTTTTAAATAAAAATCACAGTAAGCTAATTATGAGTATGATCATCAAATAAATTGAAAAGGCCACGAGGTGTGCAACTCAGTGGCCTTAATGCAATTCTATATGCTTAACGTACTATCAATAACTTAAATAATTTAGCTGAAGTTAGCCTACCAATATTTAAGTTTAAAAAAACAAACTTTTCCTCGAAAGAGGACTAAGGTTAGCTGGCTTTCTTTTCCTGCTGCAAACGATACTGTACTAAATCCTCGATAGTCACAACCGTCAACCCGTGCTGCTTACCAAAAGCAGCCACTTCTGGTGTACGTGCCATTGAGCCATCATCGTTAGTCAATTCACAGAGCACACCAGCTGGCTTAAACCCTGCTAATAAGGCTAAATCGATAGTCGCTTCAGTATGACCACGACGTGCTAAGACACCGCCCTCACGAGCACGTAATGGGAAGACGTGACCAGGGTGATTAAGGTCTGCTGGCACTGCGTCATCCGCAATCGCTGCGCGAATAGTCGTGATGCGATCTGCGGCAGAAACCCCTGTGGTTACGCCATTTGCCGCTTCAATTGTCACAGTAAAACCGGTTTGATTTTGGCTGGTATTATTTTCCACCATCATTGGCAATTCCAGTTTTTTGCGACGCTCTTCTGTGATACACAAACACACAATGCCACTGCTGTAGCGAATGGTAAATGCCATTTGCTCTACAGTCATGGTTTCAGCAGCAAAAACTAAGTCACCTTCATTCTCACGATCTTCATCGTCCAGAACAAGGACACCTTTACCTTGGCGCAAGGCCTCGATAGCTTTTTCAACACGTTCGATTGGATTACCGAATTCGGAAAGTAGCGTATGATCCATGGTAAAAAACCTCTTAAATAGTTATTAACTAGTTACCAGAATCAAGGCAGTCTTAGGAGTACGAGAAATGATGAATAAATAAATTACCTATAAGTGGCAACCTACCTACTCAGGTATGCAGAACATCTCTGTGCAATACCGCACAAGCATGCAGATACAGTTAATTCTCTCCCATCCGGACTATAACCGTCGGCTCCAGATTCACACTGGATCTGCTGACCTTTACCACCGAAATGATAAAGCGCTCGCGGGCTTCATGCGCGTTGCATGTTACCGCCGGTGGGGACTTTCACCCCGCCCTGAGATAAACGCGATCAATATAACGCCAATAATTCAACTACGCAACGATGATATTCAAAACTGGCGAGCCACTCACACTTTTAGACAAAAAATATGAATAAAAACTTAGTGTTACCAACACTCTTTTTTCACCTTTTAATTTCTCTAAATAATTCCCGTTGTCGCTAGGCGGCGAAATTGAGTCAGCCTTAGGAGCATACAAAAGCAGGTGACTAAGGTGGCGAAATAAAGCCAACAACGCGACAGCGTGAAGTATGACGGCTAGATGGTACTTTTCCCTAAATAGGTGCTTTTCTCTAAATAATTCCCGTTGTCGCTAGGTGGCGAAATTGAGTCAGCCTTAGGAGCATACAAAAGCAGGTGACTAAGGTGACGAAATAAAGCCAACAACGCGACAGCGGGAAGTATGACGTCTAGATGGTACTTTTCTCTAAATAGGTACTTTTCTCTAAATAATTCCCGTTGTCGCTAGGCGGCGAAATTGAGTCAGCCTTAGGAGCATACAAAAGCAGGTGACTAAGGTGACGAAATAAAGCCAACAACGCGACAGCGTGAAGTATGACGAGAAAAGGGGTTTATTACCGCAACAAGAGCTATTACACTACCCCTAACTCATTTCTTTGAAAATTTAAGGACCCGTGAATGCTCGATCCGAAAAAACTTGAACAGGTTGCTCGCCAAATTCAAGGCGCATTACCGCAAGGCGTACGTGATTTAGGTGAAGATTTTGATAAAAAGCTGCGTTCACTATTACAATCACAGCTGGGTAAATTAGACTTAGTCAGTCGTGAAGAGTTTGATATTCAAACTCAAGTCTTATTACGTACCCGTGAAAAATTAGCCAAAATGGAACAACGCATCAGTGCGCTTGAAGCCAAACTAAATACCGAAGAAAAAGCAGCAGAGTAACCGAATAGTGACGCCCTAATTGGCGTCACATTTTTATTGATTAGACACTCACTCTGGTTCCAATAACTGGATGATTACTGGTTTTTAGAGATATTATGTGCGGCTGTCGCTGTAGTTAAATAAGCGTCTAAGCGACTAGGATAACGTAACGTAAATGGCTTCACCGTATCTTCTTCTTTAACTGCCGGTACACCTTCCTCATTACAACTTGCAATATACTCATCGAGTGATGATTTTGCCTTCTTTTTCCCTTCAATACTATCGGAAAAAAAATCCCCCCCCACTTACATCCAAAAGCTGGTCACGAAAGGCTTTAATGTCTACTTTATAGGTAACAGAAGCAGGATGCTCATTAATCGCGCCTTTATCCATTACCATTTTTAATTTTGTCGTCGAGATGATTGATTAAACTAGCCACATTATCCCATCTGATGGTCGATTTAGGTGGAATAATCAGTATATCAACCATCGTTTTACCGTGCTTTGCCCCCTACGCCCTGATTTTGATGCTTGTCTATTCCATGACATCAGTTGCTATTCAAATTATCTGGATATTAAAAAACCCAGCTTCGGCAGATCAGCAAAGCTGGGTTATCGACAATTAATAAGCTAATCAGTGATTAGTTAATCAACTGGTTTTCATAATATTTTTAATGATATTTGTCGTTGAAATACCATCTTCAAAATTTAGCACTTTCACTTCACCGCCCGCAGCCCAAACCTCTGCGCTGCCTGCAATCTCTTCGGGACGATAATCACCACCTTTGACAAGTATATCTGGCAAGATCTCAGCAATTAAACGTTGCGGTGTATCTTCTTCAAAAGCGACGACCCAATCCACTGCACCTAATGCACCTAAAACGGTCATGCGCTGTTCTAATGGGTTGACTGGACGTGTTTCACCTTTAAGGCGGCGAGTCGATGCATCACTATTTACGGCGACAATCAGTCTATCACCCAGTTTACGCGCATTGGCTAAATATGAAACATGCCCTGCATGTAGAATATCAAAGCAGCCGTTGGTCATCACCACACGCTCACCACGTTGCCTTGCATCGGCAACAGCCTGTTTGAGTTCACTCTCTGT of the Providencia rettgeri genome contains:
- the yqiA gene encoding esterase YqiA; the encoded protein is MATLLYIHGFNSSPLSAKANSLKQWIEANHPHINMIVPQLPNFPAQAEAMLDDLIQQHRHDHIGLVGSSLGGYFSIWFSERYQLPAVVVNPAVRPFDLLKDYLGDNTNPYTHEHYVLEPKHIDELKSLYIEQLSAPHRIWLLQQMGDEVLDYREAVTYLSKCKQTVEPDGNHAFIGFDAYFSQIVHFLQLVEK
- the ygiD gene encoding 4,5-DOPA dioxygenase extradiol, whose amino-acid sequence is MSVNTSVVNNKIPAIFIGHGSPMNAIEDNPYTKAWEQLGKTLPRPKAILVISAHWYTRGTAVTSMLKPKTIHDFGGFPEALYQIEYPAPGSPELARQVADLLAPEPVYLDKEEWGLDHGTWEILVRMYPEANIPVIQLSIDGTKPATWHHELGKKLSILREQGILIMGSGNVVHNLRAMNWQNSQAEPYPWAASFEQFVYDNLQSHEIPHPLTKGLEREDGKLSNPSPEHYLPLLPILGTWDGEEGVNTPIEGIVSASLSMMSVVVGEISSSYFRL
- a CDS encoding DUF1190 family protein, whose translation is MTMKRTKDINQNAFRKSWRSYRLAPVAVAVSAVFMLSACEESDETVSLYTNAQDCSQANPSQAEQCTLAYNNALQEAAKTAPKYATQADCVAEFGESMCTQAPAQAGLAGTSSTNGEQTAQAQNSGGSMWMPLMMGYMMGRMMGGSAASQPLFSSKNPASPANGKFVDASGKSYGPAVAGGRSMSVPKTAMAPKPPTTSTVTRGGFGDTVNKQAMAQRSSSSAKSTSSSRSMGG
- the nudF gene encoding ADP-ribose diphosphatase — encoded protein: MTNKIEQPITFGKNDVEIISKRKLFNGFFQMIEYRFRHRLFAGGWSNEIRREVFERGHAGVVLPYDPQTDNIVLIEQIRFPAIETSETPWLLEAVAGMIEQNESPEEVIRREAMEEAGLEIRHVEKAISYLSSPGGTTERMHVFIGEVDSSQAKGIHGLASENEDIKVHVVSREQAYQWVENGTIDNAATVIAIQYLQLNYQKLNEKWMKLF
- a CDS encoding toxin-antitoxin system HicB family antitoxin → MGGDFFSDSIEGKKKAKSSLDEYIASCNEEGVPAVKEEDTVKPFTLRYPSRLDAYLTTATAAHNISKNQ
- the cpdA gene encoding 3',5'-cyclic-AMP phosphodiesterase yields the protein MDSQLEVTAKHSNVVRILQVTDTHLFADTENTLLGVNTYRSYQAVLDAIAAQNLPIDLIVATGDLVQDQSPQAYQHFAKGIERIPAPCVWLPGNHDYPPAMVESLRVAGISSAKQILIGKEWQILMLDSQLQDVPHGELSEQQLEWMKACLDAEPQRTTLVMLHHHPLPSGCTWLDQHSLRNSHILADYLKDYPNVKAMLCGHIHQEMDENWHGIRLLATPSTCVQFKPHCTNFALDTVAPGWRYLELSVNEKGQRHVTTTVHRLDTREFSPDLDSDGY
- the tolC gene encoding outer membrane channel protein TolC — translated: MKKLLPLLITMSFVGLSTNSYADDLLQVYQKSKESNPELRKSLAERNQAFEKINEARSPLLPQLGLGAGASYGSGYRDANNTESTGLNASLKLTQTVFDMSKWRQLTIQEKTAGISDVTYQTSQQQLILDTATAYFNVLKAIDALSYIEANKEAVYRQLDQVTQRFNVGLVAITDVQNARANYDSVIAQEVAGRNDLENAIEKLRQVSGVYYSQLASLNIDRFKTNELGDINAILKEAEQRNLSLLSARLAQDVSRENIRLAETGHMPTVNLDASTTVTNTYNHGSGYNNRLTGSGASNSYNGQNSIGLNLSIPLYTGGATSSQVEQAQYGFQSASEQLESVYRNVVQLVRSSFNNVSSSISSINAYKQVVVSAQSSLDAMEAGYQVGTRTIVDVLTATTALYQAKQNLSNARYDYMINQLNIEFARGTLNEDDIARLNANLGKEISTQPSSIIRNTDAPKIK
- the ribB gene encoding 3,4-dihydroxy-2-butanone-4-phosphate synthase, with amino-acid sequence MDHTLLSEFGNPIERVEKAIEALRQGKGVLVLDDEDRENEGDLVFAAETMTVEQMAFTIRYSSGIVCLCITEERRKKLELPMMVENNTSQNQTGFTVTIEAANGVTTGVSAADRITTIRAAIADDAVPADLNHPGHVFPLRAREGGVLARRGHTEATIDLALLAGFKPAGVLCELTNDDGSMARTPEVAAFGKQHGLTVVTIEDLVQYRLQQEKKAS
- a CDS encoding accessory factor UbiK family protein → MLDPKKLEQVARQIQGALPQGVRDLGEDFDKKLRSLLQSQLGKLDLVSREEFDIQTQVLLRTREKLAKMEQRISALEAKLNTEEKAAE
- a CDS encoding glutathionylspermidine synthase family protein, translating into MKRVPIVERPNWREKAAEFGFEFHTMYGEPYWSEDAYYQFTMAQIEEIEDATAELHQMCLKVVERVIESDELLARFQIPKHCWEFVRSSWKSEQPSLYSRLDLAYDGVNPPKLLENNADTPTSLYESAFFQWIWLEDQIEAGKLPENADQFNSIQEQLIERFTQLKDQYGFRLLHMSCCRDTEEDRGTVQYLQDCANEAGVATEFLYIDEIGLGERGEFTDTQDQVISNLFKLYPWEFMLREIFSTKLQDAGVRWLEPAWKSIISNKALLPMLWEMFPDHPNLLPAYFADGKTQPELDKYVIKPLFSREGANIRIIENGKEIAAADGPYGEEGMIIQQFHPLPQFDGNYTLVGSWLVNDQPAGICIREDKELITQDLSRFYPHTIID